In a genomic window of Suricata suricatta isolate VVHF042 chromosome 12, meerkat_22Aug2017_6uvM2_HiC, whole genome shotgun sequence:
- the LOC115275456 gene encoding olfactory receptor 7D4-like — MEVRNHTRVSEFFLQGLSDDPELQPLLFGLFLFMYLVTVLGNLLILLAILSDSHLHTPMYFFLFNLSSVDICFISTTVPKMLVNIQAQSKDISYTGCLTQVYFFMIFAGMDGFLLTVMAYDRFVAICHPLHYTVIMNPRLCGLLVLVCWFIIFWVSLIHVLLLRRLTFCTGTEIPHFFCEVVQILQVACSDTLVNNIFLYVSTAILGVFPLTGIFFSYSLIVSSLMRMSSAAGKYKASSTCGSHLSVVSLYYGASLGLYLSPAGAHSSQRSSVASVMYTVVTPMLNPFIYSLRNKDVKGALGKLHSRGALCP; from the coding sequence ATGGAAGTGAGAAATCACACCAGAGTATCCGAATTCTTCCTCCAGGGCCTCTCGGATGACCCAGAACTGCAGCCCCTCCTCTTTGGCTTATTTCTATTCATGTACCTGGTCACCGTCCTGGGGAACCTGCTCATCCTCCTGGCCATCCTCTCTgactcccacctccacacccccatgtacttcttcctcttcaACCTGTCTTCTGTTGACATCTGTTTCATTTCAACCACTGTCCCAAAGATGCTGGTGAACATCCAGGCACAGAGCAAAGACATCTCCTACACTGGGTGCCTCACTCAGgtgtatttttttatgattttcgcTGGAATGGATGGTTTCCTCCTGAccgtgatggcctatgaccggttCGTGGCCATCTGCCACCCCCTGCACTACACAGTCATCATGAACCCACGACTCTGTGGCCTGCTGGTTCTGGTGTGTTGGTTCATCATTTTCTGGGTCTCCCTCATTCATGTCCTACTGCTGAGGCGGCTGACCTTCTGTACAGGCACGGAAATTCCACATTTCTTCTGTGAAGTCGTTCAGATTCTCCAGGTGGCCTGCTCTGACACCCTCGTCAATAACATCTTCTTGTATGTGTCGACTGCCATACTGGGTGTGTTTCCTCTCACTGGGATCTTCTTCTCATACTCTCTGATTGTCTCCTCTTTAATGAGAATGTCCTCTGCAGCAGGAAAATATAAAGCCTCTTCAACATGTGGGTCTCATCTCTCTGTGGTCTCCCTGTACTATGGGGCAAGCTTGGGGCTCTATCTCAGTCCTGCTGGGGCCCATTCTTCCCAGAGAAGCTCAGTTGCCTCAGTGATGTACACTGTGGTCACCCctatgctgaaccccttcatctacagcctcaGGAACAAGGACGTGAAGGGGGCCCTGGGAAAACTCCACAGTCGAGGAGCCCTTTGTCCATGA